In a single window of the Atlantibacter hermannii genome:
- the uvrY gene encoding response regulator UvrY encodes MINVLLVDDHELVRAGIRRILDDIKGIKVAGEACCGEDAVKWCRSNPVDVVLMDMNMPGIGGLEATRKIARSSADIKVIMLTIHTENPLPAKVMQAGAAGYLSKGAAPSEVVSAIRSVYAGQRYIASDIAQQMALSQIEPAKAESPFSSLSERELQIMLMITKGQKVNEISEQLNLSPKTVNSYRYRMFSKLNIHGDVELTHLAIRHGLCNAQTLASQ; translated from the coding sequence TTGATCAACGTTCTACTTGTTGATGACCATGAACTGGTGCGCGCAGGGATACGACGCATTCTTGATGATATCAAGGGCATTAAAGTGGCAGGCGAAGCCTGCTGCGGCGAGGACGCCGTGAAATGGTGCCGTTCTAATCCCGTGGATGTCGTCCTGATGGACATGAACATGCCCGGTATCGGCGGCCTTGAAGCTACGCGAAAAATCGCTCGCTCCAGCGCTGACATCAAAGTCATTATGTTAACTATCCACACCGAAAATCCGTTGCCCGCGAAAGTGATGCAGGCAGGTGCTGCCGGTTATTTGAGCAAAGGTGCCGCGCCTTCTGAAGTCGTGAGCGCTATTCGTTCTGTTTACGCCGGTCAGCGCTATATCGCATCGGACATCGCCCAGCAGATGGCCCTGAGTCAGATTGAGCCCGCAAAAGCGGAATCGCCGTTCTCAAGTTTGTCTGAACGGGAATTGCAGATTATGCTCATGATTACCAAAGGCCAGAAGGTGAACGAGATTTCCGAGCAGCTTAATCTCAGCCCGAAAACGGTGAACAGCTACCGTTACCGAATGTTCAGCAAATTAAACATTCACGGCGATGTTGAACTGACGCATCTTGCGATCCGCCATGGCCTGTGTAATGCCCAGACATTAGCCAGCCAGTGA